From a region of the Coprococcus comes ATCC 27758 genome:
- a CDS encoding methylated-DNA--[protein]-cysteine S-methyltransferase yields the protein MLYVSYYDSPIGKITLGAREDVLVGAWFEGQKYYMDKIIEDFEEKKDLPVLDQAEYWLDRYFAGQDPDPEELPLAPAGSDFRKEVWKIIAKIPYGCTITYGKIAKILAVKRGAKSISPQAVGGAVGHNPISVIIPCHRVIGSDGSLTGYAGGLEKKEWLLAHEEAHIR from the coding sequence ATGCTGTATGTAAGCTACTATGATTCGCCGATTGGGAAAATTACGCTTGGAGCACGGGAGGATGTACTTGTTGGTGCATGGTTTGAAGGACAGAAATACTATATGGACAAGATTATAGAAGATTTTGAGGAGAAGAAAGACTTGCCGGTACTGGATCAGGCAGAGTACTGGCTGGATCGGTATTTTGCAGGGCAGGATCCGGATCCGGAAGAACTTCCTCTTGCACCTGCAGGAAGTGATTTCCGAAAAGAAGTATGGAAGATTATCGCAAAAATCCCATATGGATGTACCATTACTTATGGAAAGATTGCAAAGATCCTTGCAGTAAAACGGGGCGCGAAAAGTATCTCGCCGCAGGCAGTCGGAGGTGCGGTCGGACATAATCCGATCTCTGTGATTATTCCTTGTCACCGGGTCATCGGAAGCGACGGAAGCCTGACCGGATATGCCGGTGGACTTGAAAAGAAAGAATGGCTGCTTGCACATGAAGAAGCGCATATCAGATAA
- a CDS encoding GNAT family N-acetyltransferase: protein MIRAMTVEDYDQLHALWMRIKGFGIRSIDDSKEGVERFLKRNPTTSVIAEIDGKVVGGILCGHDGRTGCFYHVCVDPAYRCHGIGKSMVAYAMSALKEEHINKITLIAFTKNDIGNTFWNTIGWTKRPDVNYYEFVLNEENITAFIEEG, encoded by the coding sequence ATTATTCGTGCGATGACAGTAGAAGATTATGACCAGCTTCATGCACTTTGGATGCGAATCAAAGGATTTGGAATCCGGAGCATAGATGATTCAAAAGAAGGCGTGGAACGATTCCTGAAAAGGAATCCGACAACCAGTGTGATCGCCGAAATAGACGGAAAAGTAGTAGGAGGAATCCTCTGCGGACACGACGGAAGAACCGGATGTTTTTATCATGTATGTGTAGATCCGGCGTACCGCTGTCATGGGATCGGAAAGAGCATGGTTGCCTATGCAATGTCAGCTCTGAAAGAGGAACATATCAACAAGATCACACTGATCGCATTTACCAAGAATGATATCGGCAATACGTTCTGGAATACGATCGGATGGACCAAGAGACCGGATGTCAACTACTATGAGTTTGTTTTAAATGAGGAAAATATTACAGCATTTATCGAAGAGGGCTAA
- the argC gene encoding N-acetyl-gamma-glutamyl-phosphate reductase: MIKAGIIGSTGYAGGELVRILTGHKDVEIKWFGSRSYIDKKYADVYRNMFQIVDAVCLDDNMEQLADQVDVIFTATPQGLCASLVNEEILSKVKIIDLSADFRIKDVKTYEKWYGIEHKSPQFIEEAVYGLCEVNREDIKGARLIANPGCYTTCSILTAYPLAKEGLIDMDTLIIDAKSGTSGAGRGAKVPNLYCEVNENMKAYGVATHRHTPEIEEQLGYASGKEVVINFTPHLVPMNRGILATEYAKLTKDVTWEEVKAVYDKYYANEKFVRVLEKDVYPETKWVEGSNYVDIGFKIDPRTNRIIMMGAIDNLVKGAAGQAVQNMNLIFGLPESEGLDLVPMFP; this comes from the coding sequence ATGATTAAAGCAGGAATCATCGGTTCTACCGGTTACGCCGGAGGAGAACTGGTTCGCATTTTAACAGGACATAAAGACGTAGAAATTAAATGGTTTGGCTCAAGAAGCTATATCGATAAGAAATATGCAGATGTATACCGCAATATGTTTCAGATCGTAGATGCGGTATGTTTAGATGATAATATGGAACAACTTGCAGATCAGGTAGATGTGATTTTCACAGCAACTCCACAGGGACTGTGCGCATCATTAGTTAATGAAGAAATCTTATCAAAGGTTAAGATCATCGACCTGAGCGCAGATTTCCGTATCAAAGATGTCAAGACTTACGAAAAATGGTACGGTATTGAGCACAAGAGCCCGCAGTTTATCGAAGAAGCAGTTTACGGACTGTGTGAAGTGAACAGAGAAGATATAAAAGGCGCAAGACTGATCGCCAATCCTGGATGCTATACAACATGCTCCATCCTGACTGCTTATCCGCTGGCAAAAGAAGGACTGATCGATATGGATACGCTGATCATTGATGCCAAGTCCGGAACATCCGGAGCAGGAAGAGGTGCAAAGGTTCCGAACCTGTACTGTGAAGTCAATGAGAATATGAAAGCATACGGTGTGGCAACACACAGACACACACCGGAGATCGAGGAACAGCTTGGATATGCGAGCGGCAAAGAGGTTGTGATCAACTTTACACCGCATCTGGTTCCGATGAACAGAGGAATCCTGGCAACAGAGTACGCGAAGCTTACAAAGGATGTTACCTGGGAAGAAGTAAAAGCAGTTTACGATAAATATTATGCAAATGAAAAATTTGTCCGCGTTCTGGAGAAAGATGTTTACCCGGAAACAAAATGGGTAGAAGGAAGTAATTATGTCGATATCGGATTTAAGATCGATCCGAGAACAAACCGTATCATTATGATGGGTGCGATCGACAACCTGGTAAAAGGTGCAGCAGGACAGGCTGTACAGAACATGAACCTGATCTTCGGACTTCCGGAAAGTGAAGGTCTTGATCTGGTTCCGATGTTCCCGTAG
- a CDS encoding glutamate-5-semialdehyde dehydrogenase: MEQRTEKKIYMEKLGKRAVSAKETVAFLNAIQRQEGLILAADALVAQQAYIIEENQKDIMLARKNKMTEPLIDRLLLNENRIRKMAEGLREIAALPDILGEIISMKTRPNGLQIGEKRVPLGVVGIIYEARPNVTADAFGLCFKTGNVAVLKGGSAAANSCRAIAEVIRGALAKKGMEPDALILVEDTSRESAMEMMRMKDYLDVLIPRGGASLIASVVENSTVPVIETGTGNCHIYVDEFADVQMAAEIIENAKTQRLGVCNACESLVIHEKIAEEALPVICDRLSAKGVEIRGDEATRQIDERIAWAQESDWGQEYLDAIISVKIVPAICDAVRHINKWNTGHSETIITKDYANALYFQERVDAAAVYVNASTRFTDGNEFGFGAEIGISTQKLHARGPMGQEALTTKKYVIFGNGQIRG; the protein is encoded by the coding sequence ATGGAACAGAGAACAGAGAAAAAAATCTATATGGAAAAGCTTGGAAAGCGTGCAGTCAGTGCAAAAGAAACGGTCGCATTTTTAAATGCAATTCAAAGACAGGAAGGGCTCATCCTGGCGGCAGATGCGCTGGTGGCACAACAGGCATATATAATAGAAGAAAACCAAAAGGATATTATGCTTGCAAGAAAAAATAAGATGACAGAGCCACTGATCGACCGGCTTCTTCTAAATGAAAACAGAATCCGGAAAATGGCAGAAGGACTTAGGGAGATTGCAGCACTTCCGGATATTTTGGGAGAGATCATTTCCATGAAAACAAGGCCAAACGGACTGCAGATCGGAGAAAAACGAGTTCCGCTTGGTGTTGTTGGAATCATTTATGAAGCCCGTCCGAATGTGACTGCAGATGCCTTTGGACTCTGCTTTAAGACCGGAAATGTCGCCGTTTTAAAAGGAGGAAGTGCAGCAGCAAATTCCTGCAGGGCTATAGCAGAGGTAATCCGTGGGGCACTTGCGAAAAAGGGAATGGAACCGGATGCGCTGATTCTGGTTGAAGATACCAGCCGGGAGTCGGCTATGGAAATGATGCGGATGAAGGACTATCTGGATGTACTGATCCCAAGAGGAGGTGCTTCACTGATTGCATCTGTGGTGGAGAACAGTACGGTTCCGGTGATTGAGACTGGGACGGGGAACTGCCATATTTATGTGGATGAATTTGCTGATGTCCAGATGGCAGCGGAGATTATCGAGAATGCAAAGACGCAGAGACTTGGTGTATGCAATGCATGTGAATCCTTAGTGATTCATGAGAAAATTGCAGAGGAGGCGCTTCCGGTGATCTGTGACCGGCTTTCGGCAAAAGGGGTAGAGATCCGGGGAGACGAAGCGACAAGGCAGATTGATGAGCGGATCGCTTGGGCACAGGAAAGCGACTGGGGACAGGAATATCTGGATGCGATTATTTCTGTAAAAATTGTTCCAGCTATCTGTGATGCCGTCCGGCACATCAACAAATGGAACACCGGACATTCCGAGACGATTATCACGAAGGATTATGCAAATGCACTGTATTTTCAGGAGAGGGTAGATGCGGCGGCAGTGTATGTCAATGCGTCAACCAGATTTACTGACGGAAACGAATTTGGATTCGGGGCGGAAATCGGAATCAGTACCCAGAAGCTTCATGCCCGCGGACCGATGGGGCAGGAAGCCCTTACCACGAAAAAGTATGTGATCTTTGGAAATGGACAAATTCGCGGATAA
- a CDS encoding MATE family efflux transporter, translating into MERDLTSGSVFRNVIYFSLPYFLSYFLQTLYGMADLFIVGQFDGVASTTAVSIGSQVMHMLTVMIVGLAMGATVSIGQSIGAGDKKRASVFVGNTVTLFMGISLVLAVLLLFFVKPIVSVMSTPAEAVSGTAAYLTICFLGIPFITAYNVISSIFRGLGDSKSPMYFIAVACAVNIILDYLFIGFFHLGASGAALGTTLSQACSVLFALIAIKRKQTGLSLSGDCFRPQKKPLGKILNIGIPVALQDGFIQIAFIVITIIANRRGLNAAAAVGIVEKIISFLFLVPSSMLSTVSALAAQNIGAGKYDRAKQTLRYAMMIAIGFGLVVSILIQFIAAPVVGLFTADAAVILLGAQYIRGYIWDCIFAGVHFSFSGYFCACGKSGISFLHNLIAILCVRIPGVYLTSKIFPHTLFPMGLATATGSLLSVIICIIAYRWLCEKSGK; encoded by the coding sequence ATGGAACGGGATCTTACTTCGGGGAGTGTTTTTCGGAATGTGATTTATTTTTCGCTGCCTTATTTTTTATCTTATTTTTTGCAGACGCTTTATGGGATGGCGGATCTTTTTATTGTTGGGCAGTTTGATGGGGTTGCCAGTACAACAGCGGTTTCGATTGGGAGCCAGGTGATGCATATGTTGACGGTGATGATCGTGGGGCTTGCGATGGGGGCTACGGTTTCAATCGGGCAGTCTATTGGAGCAGGCGATAAGAAAAGGGCTTCTGTGTTTGTGGGAAATACGGTGACTTTGTTTATGGGGATTTCTCTGGTGCTGGCAGTTTTGCTTCTGTTTTTTGTAAAGCCAATTGTTTCGGTGATGTCTACGCCTGCGGAGGCTGTTTCCGGGACAGCAGCTTATCTGACGATCTGTTTTCTCGGGATTCCTTTTATTACGGCGTATAATGTGATCAGTTCGATTTTCCGCGGACTCGGGGATTCTAAAAGTCCGATGTATTTCATCGCAGTTGCATGTGCGGTGAATATTATACTGGATTATCTGTTTATCGGATTTTTCCATCTGGGAGCTTCCGGTGCTGCGCTTGGCACAACACTTTCCCAAGCGTGCAGTGTTCTGTTTGCACTGATTGCCATTAAACGTAAGCAGACCGGACTTTCTCTTTCCGGAGACTGTTTCCGCCCACAGAAAAAACCGCTTGGCAAAATTCTGAATATTGGGATTCCGGTAGCGCTTCAGGACGGATTTATTCAGATTGCTTTCATTGTTATTACGATCATTGCCAACCGGCGCGGACTGAACGCAGCCGCTGCTGTCGGCATTGTGGAAAAAATCATCAGCTTTCTGTTTCTGGTTCCGTCTTCCATGCTTTCGACTGTTTCTGCACTCGCAGCTCAGAATATCGGTGCCGGAAAGTATGACCGTGCAAAGCAGACGCTTCGCTATGCCATGATGATCGCCATTGGATTTGGTCTGGTCGTCTCTATATTGATCCAGTTTATCGCAGCTCCGGTTGTCGGACTTTTCACTGCAGACGCAGCCGTTATTCTTCTCGGCGCGCAGTACATTCGCGGATATATCTGGGATTGTATTTTTGCCGGCGTTCATTTCAGTTTCAGCGGATACTTCTGTGCATGCGGAAAATCTGGAATTTCATTTTTACATAACCTGATCGCTATTTTGTGCGTGCGTATTCCGGGTGTTTATCTGACTTCAAAAATTTTCCCGCATACACTGTTTCCAATGGGACTCGCAACCGCTACCGGCTCCTTATTGTCTGTGATCATCTGCATCATTGCTTACCGATGGTTATGTGAAAAATCCGGAAAATAG
- the proB gene encoding glutamate 5-kinase has protein sequence MELRATLKEKKRIVIKVGTSTVTYAKTGNINLEKLEKFVRVLFNLRNRGKEIIVVSSGAVGIGKNVLGIIEKPAGSVKQACAAVGQGRLMMIYEKFFAEYSQLTAQVLLTKESVYSKTCRIHARETFEELLAMNVVPIVNANDAISVDEDSYGNFGDNDTMSADVAALVEADLLIMMSDIEGLYTDDPRTNPAARFVHTVNRIDEELEKMGKGAGSAVGTGGMATKIEAAKIATEAGADMVIANGDNIYAINDIMAGKKVGTLFLAKNHRYDGENELGPERDAYRMERRLKRNIQYRMAVGK, from the coding sequence ATGGAATTAAGAGCCACTCTAAAGGAAAAGAAACGAATCGTCATCAAAGTGGGAACCTCCACTGTCACCTATGCAAAAACCGGTAACATCAATCTGGAAAAACTGGAGAAATTTGTCCGTGTACTGTTCAATCTCAGAAACCGCGGAAAAGAGATAATCGTAGTATCTTCCGGTGCAGTCGGTATCGGAAAAAATGTCCTTGGAATCATTGAGAAGCCGGCTGGTTCTGTCAAACAGGCATGTGCAGCAGTAGGGCAGGGGCGCCTGATGATGATCTATGAGAAATTTTTTGCGGAATACAGTCAGCTCACCGCACAAGTGCTGCTGACGAAAGAATCTGTCTACAGCAAGACATGCCGTATCCATGCGAGAGAAACATTTGAAGAACTTCTGGCAATGAATGTGGTTCCAATCGTCAATGCAAATGATGCTATTTCCGTGGATGAGGACAGCTATGGAAATTTTGGCGATAATGATACTATGTCTGCGGATGTGGCGGCGTTGGTGGAGGCGGATCTTTTGATCATGATGTCAGATATCGAGGGACTTTATACGGATGATCCAAGAACCAATCCGGCAGCAAGATTTGTGCATACTGTGAACCGGATTGATGAAGAACTGGAGAAGATGGGAAAAGGAGCCGGAAGCGCAGTCGGAACCGGTGGCATGGCGACAAAGATCGAGGCAGCCAAGATTGCAACAGAAGCGGGAGCAGATATGGTGATCGCAAATGGCGATAATATTTATGCAATTAATGATATTATGGCAGGAAAGAAAGTCGGTACGCTGTTTCTTGCAAAGAATCACCGCTATGACGGGGAAAATGAGCTTGGACCGGAAAGAGATGCGTACAGGATGGAGCGGAGACTGAAAAGAAATATACAGTATCGGATGGCTGTGGGAAAGTAG